A portion of the Schistocerca gregaria isolate iqSchGreg1 unplaced genomic scaffold, iqSchGreg1.2 ptg000245l, whole genome shotgun sequence genome contains these proteins:
- the LOC126305091 gene encoding mucin-19-like, with amino-acid sequence MSNQSNACTGAEGVADRRQAELASSAAPSGPPLKTTRRIHPAHELDDSPVLPAAEGSAASPGGELPPSQPTLDVTTGRCGIDSGIDEAALRELDRANGASGPPSRGTSPRAPRQRQCSTSVPRPSPAPLDMPDISDAVCVSESDSDSVTGYIDDSDIAEGLEESLIALRDAAEEEGLPRDPALRARILFPNAAAADADGDAMQCEMESRKRKPAAASSDSEAAPSEAARGKKQKAAADAEGFAVPRKTAPRRRIVKTAFILMNKLAHGGFYQGREADEEAILAFCNIRKVAISHTRQEESGVPPRAPPVALQEFAVPAAAASAGVALLASTTQEVDVPPVAPLAPLTREEPVAALVSAPSCAGVAPAVWTETQSTGQTTEMDTVDLPDANLAEAIAEAERRDTDTDATRAPRKRRALTTDDSDATSQASDAARPRKKAPRASRVPAAVSGNTAAGSSRSTANQRPKKKTQRPPSSSAASRLPDAEGFVAPPRRHTARAAALQQTQPLPTANMFAAANIDDEDEGDAPPAPPQKKPPPIVVQWDGNYKEFQNKLDRVATTTTVKNAGRDLYKVTVATNEEYRAVMDTVCKDGLPGRTQQRRGTAPSRKTRPSTSFAAATKGGPPAASTRRPEQDTGEKQQPTASSTASPAGVANPAPTPGERDAAPRRRRRRTARASPAATQRPAADTLPQQTSADRAEPRPRPTADAPRRSTTPEQLQPAAPVAEAAPAAPTASIAPDAAELR; translated from the exons atgtcgaaccaatcgaacgcatgtacaggagctgagggtgtggcggatcgccgccaggcggagcttgcttcgtcggcggccccatccggccccccactgaagacaacccggcgcattcacccggctcacgaattggacgattctccggttcttccagctgcagaaggaagtgctgcgtcccccggcggcgaactgccgccgtcgcagcctacactggacgtcacaactgggcgatgcggcatcgattcaggaatcgatgaagccgcccttagggagttagatagggcaaatggcgcgtcagggcccccttcacgtgggaccagcccgcgcgcgccgaggcaaaggcagtgttccacgagtgtcccccgcccctcgcccgccccactcgatatgccagacatttccgatgccgtctgcgtctctgagtcggacagtgactccgtcactggctacatcgacgacagcgacatcgcggagggcctagaagagagtcttatcgccctccgcgacgccgcggaagaggagggactgccccgtgaccccgctctgcgggcgcggattctcttccctaacgccgctgccgctgacgccgacggcgacgccatgcaatgcgagatggagtcgcgtaagaggaaaccagcggccgcctcttccgactccgaagctgccccctccgaggccgctcgtgggaagaagcagaaggccgccgccgacgctgagggcttcgccgtccccaggaagacggcaccccgccgccgcattgtcaagac AGCGTTCATCCTTATGAACAAGCTCGCTCACGGGGGTTTCTACCAAGGGAGAGAGGCGGATGAGGAGGCCATACTTGCCTTCTGCAACATACGCAAAGTTGCGATTTCGCACACGAGGCAAGAAGAGTCAGGTGTGCCACCGAGAGCCCCGCCGGTCGCACTGCAAGAGTTTGCGGTCCCGGCGGCGGCGGCCTCGGCGGGTGTTGCGCTGCTGGCCTCGACCACGCAAGAGGTCGATGTGCCCCCGGTTGCCCCACTGGCCCCACTGACACGTGAAGAGCCCGTGGCTGCGCTTGTCTCTGCCCCGTCCTGCGCTGGTGTAGCACCCGCGGTCTGGACGGAGACGCAGTCAACAGGACAGACCACCGAAATGGACACAGTCGACCTGCCAGACGCGAACCTAGCCGAGGCCATAGCCGAGGCGGAACGTCGCGACACTGACACAGACGCTACCCGCGCGCCCAGAAAGCGCCGGGCACTGACTACCGACGACTCTGACGCAACATCACAGGCATCTGACGCTGCGAGACCGCGGAAGAAGGCCCCTAGAGCCTCCCGCGTCCCTGCCGCGGTGTCTGGGAACACCGCTGCGGGCTCCTCCCGGAGCACCGCCAACCAGAGACCGAAGAAGAAAACACAGCGACCCCCAAGTTCGTCAGCTGCCTCACGGCTGCCTGACGCGGAGGGCTTTGTTGCCCCACCTAGGCGGCACACTGCCAGGGCCGCTGCACTGCAGCAAACGCAGCCGTTGCCGACGGCCAACATGTTCGCGGCCGCCAACATTGATGACGAAGATGAgggcgacgcgccgccggcgccgccccAGAAGAAACCGCCGCCTATTGTTGTCCAATGGGACGGCAACTACAAAGAATTCCAAAACAAACTTGACAGAGTGGCCACGACCACGACTGTCAAGAACGCCGGACGTGACCTTTACAAGGTCACAGTCGCCACAAATGAAGAGTACCGCGCGGTGATGGACACCGTCTGCAAGGACGGCCTCCC GGGTCGAACGCAACAGAGAAGAGGAACTGCTCCTTCCCGCAAGACGCGCCCGTCAACGAGCTTTGCCGCCGCCACCAAGGGCGGTCCACCAGCCGCCTCCACCCGCCGACCGGAGCAGGACACGGGCGAGAAGCAGCAGCCGACTGCGTCGTCCACGGCTTCGCCTGCGGGGGTGGCAAACCCCGCACCCACGCCTGGGGAGCGGGATGCCGCCccgcgcaggcgtcgccggcgcACGGCCCGAGCCTCCCCAGCCGCTACGCAACGACCTGCCGCCGACACCTTGCCGCAGCAGACGTCAGCAGATCGTGCTGAGCCGCGACCGCGACCGACCGCCGATGCTCCACGACGGTCGACAACCCCGGAGCAGCTGCAGCCAGCTGCTCCAGTGGCGGAGGCCGCCCCAGCGGCCCCCACCGCCTCCATTGCTCCCGATGCAGCTGAACTCCG